From Mucilaginibacter rubeus, a single genomic window includes:
- a CDS encoding LytR/AlgR family response regulator transcription factor, which translates to MDINKCIIIDDEPYAIEGLRTYISSIPNLSVVKSYTDPVQALIDLVTADMVDLILLDIDMPKITGIELSKEIRQKTRKLVFTTSYTQYGYEAFEVEADAYLLKPYTLSKFAATITKLFPKDEKSQTDIKAPDDYFFVKNKDDNLKIVKIRYDEVVAVESKQNYVLIHTLTKKVLTYMSLTEISKIFRQFPNFEQFQRSYIIGKDHIDSIDGNTIKMVNGLSITIGEYYKKDFTTFMSEKLIKAKRKD; encoded by the coding sequence ATGGACATAAACAAATGCATTATCATAGATGATGAGCCCTATGCAATTGAGGGACTGAGAACTTACATCAGTTCGATTCCAAATTTGAGTGTAGTCAAGTCTTATACTGATCCGGTTCAGGCCTTAATTGACCTGGTTACGGCCGATATGGTTGATCTGATACTTTTGGATATTGACATGCCTAAAATTACAGGGATAGAGTTATCCAAGGAGATCCGGCAGAAAACCCGTAAGCTGGTGTTTACAACCTCTTATACCCAATATGGTTATGAAGCATTTGAAGTGGAGGCTGATGCATACTTGTTGAAACCTTATACGCTATCCAAATTTGCCGCTACCATTACTAAACTCTTTCCAAAAGACGAGAAGTCCCAAACAGATATAAAGGCACCTGATGATTATTTTTTTGTAAAGAACAAGGACGACAATTTAAAGATTGTAAAAATCAGGTATGACGAGGTTGTTGCTGTGGAAAGCAAACAAAACTATGTGCTGATCCATACGCTAACCAAAAAAGTACTCACCTATATGTCGTTGACCGAAATTTCCAAAATATTCAGGCAATTCCCAAACTTTGAGCAATTCCAGCGAAGCTATATTATTGGAAAGGATCATATTGACTCTATTGATGGCAATACTATTAAAATGGTCAATGGCCTTAGCATTACTATTGGAGAATATTATAAAAAGGATTTTACAACATTTATGTCGGAAAAATTGATAAAGGCAAAGCGTAAGGATTAA
- a CDS encoding GNAT family N-acetyltransferase gives MIKAEVVDKTTVIKVLISSFEDNQSVNFIIRKDEKRARRIQALMDYSYEICSLFGEVWLSDDKNACALILYPQQKRTTLKSIWLDIRLIVQAVGLSGISKALKREEKIKKLQPRENIAYLWFIGVDPEFQHKGIGSKLMKEIIAESNRKHLPVYLETSTLRNIPWYEVLGFHTYNQLELGYTLFFLKREPDK, from the coding sequence ATGATCAAGGCTGAAGTTGTTGACAAAACAACGGTGATAAAGGTGTTAATTAGTTCATTTGAAGATAACCAGAGTGTAAATTTCATCATCAGAAAGGATGAGAAAAGAGCGCGACGTATACAAGCATTAATGGATTACTCTTATGAGATATGTTCGTTATTTGGCGAAGTATGGTTATCTGATGATAAAAATGCCTGTGCATTAATATTGTATCCGCAACAAAAACGTACCACGCTAAAGTCAATATGGCTTGATATAAGGCTGATTGTTCAAGCCGTAGGCCTGAGCGGGATAAGCAAAGCATTAAAGCGTGAGGAAAAAATCAAAAAATTGCAACCCAGAGAAAATATAGCCTATCTATGGTTTATTGGTGTTGATCCGGAATTTCAGCACAAAGGCATCGGCAGCAAATTAATGAAAGAGATCATTGCTGAATCAAACCGAAAACATCTACCGGTATATCTGGAAACTTCCACTTTAAGGAACATACCCTGGTATGAAGTACTTGGTTTTCACACCTATAATCAATTGGAATTGGGGTATACCCTATTCTTTTTGAAACGGGAGCCAGATAAGTAA
- a CDS encoding lantibiotic dehydratase, producing MKLKVLDMPLCRTPVFSVTDDLKERWQNLKILISQASPSFYKIIENLEFHELETGDKKISFSVWKYFNRAKYRATPFGGLAAFTILPFSTDTSPLVLDGDLLSKHFVDWQQKDSYTNDVTKVVHDSVWFHTNSSVYTVGDEIRFIRIKHGCFEMASVIGFPELSAIITLCKEKTTKQEIYDHVQSNFDLHIKSIDGLLEQLLNLQLLLTELFPNVTGEDYFERLNFEKSALTSMYTISERRFITGGFSERKVKEFPGLIRFLQLNLSDAGNSSLTTFRNAFLKKFEKTVVPLNIVMDPEIGIGYGNLGDQLKDQVLIDILETTRQNERSLQIPNSKLYHFLLDSLIKGGDIRLEEFDGPSTQVSKPLPNTFSVMYRFFGDQPVVENMGGCTANALIGRFTIASPELEKLGKQIASIEKKANPDIIFFDIAYQAERQVDNVNRRKQLYDNELPILTWSCNPSPISFDDILVGISNSEVILWSKKLGKRLVPRIPSAYNYTRSDLAVYRFLCDLQHQGIKSDLSFKIQQFFPNLQRYPRVVYKSIIISPAMWLLPKDILQNLEAGHQLKAQAALNYWLKVSQINFRLKAGFADQTLCFDPAIEADKIAFLHFCRQNQQKAIYISEALITNELDITDDKGKPYVAEYIVHYGHEGNIYSGSQYLTNFTEHNRPLKSISLPGGDWLYFEIYCLPSKSNAVLTNQIAAFLKEGEKNIKKWFFIRYEDPKPHLRLRLQLKDISQGYLTISRLNSLMEEDCLSGLISEIQIKTYFREVHRYGATRIDFVESFFCTNSKLILSLLKKKYTTAYLYADTLRLMKRFLELCYQDLAAQIAFATKMANSFSEELNMNPETFKKINQSFEKHKEARQVPPVSGRLVRCCEKQFLKIMNRCDNNIDRASMLGDLLHMHVNRLFLSDQRSHEAILYHYLVKNLKTHQALSIVKRGYPTEL from the coding sequence ATGAAGTTGAAAGTATTAGATATGCCCCTTTGCCGAACGCCTGTGTTCAGTGTAACAGATGACCTGAAGGAAAGATGGCAGAATTTGAAAATACTTATTAGCCAGGCATCACCTTCGTTTTATAAGATCATTGAAAATTTAGAATTTCACGAATTAGAAACAGGCGACAAAAAAATAAGCTTTTCCGTATGGAAGTATTTTAACAGGGCTAAATATAGGGCAACGCCTTTTGGGGGCTTAGCCGCGTTTACTATCCTTCCGTTTTCAACCGACACATCACCCTTAGTCTTGGATGGAGATTTGTTAAGCAAACACTTTGTAGACTGGCAGCAAAAGGATTCATATACAAACGATGTTACCAAAGTCGTCCATGACTCGGTATGGTTTCACACCAATTCTTCGGTTTATACGGTTGGGGATGAAATTCGCTTTATTCGTATCAAACATGGATGTTTTGAAATGGCTTCAGTAATAGGGTTTCCGGAACTTAGTGCTATTATAACCCTGTGTAAAGAAAAAACTACTAAACAGGAAATTTACGATCACGTACAGTCTAATTTCGATCTGCATATAAAATCTATTGACGGACTGCTCGAACAACTTTTAAACCTTCAGCTCCTTTTAACTGAGTTGTTTCCAAATGTAACCGGTGAAGATTATTTTGAAAGGTTAAATTTTGAAAAGTCTGCATTAACCAGTATGTACACTATTTCAGAGCGCAGATTTATCACAGGCGGTTTCAGCGAAAGAAAGGTCAAGGAATTTCCAGGTTTGATAAGATTTTTACAATTGAATTTATCCGATGCTGGTAATAGCTCATTGACTACCTTTCGTAACGCATTTCTTAAAAAGTTTGAAAAAACTGTTGTTCCACTCAATATTGTAATGGACCCCGAAATCGGGATTGGCTATGGCAACCTGGGCGATCAGTTGAAAGATCAGGTGCTGATTGATATCTTAGAAACTACACGACAAAACGAACGGTCTTTACAAATTCCTAATTCCAAATTATATCATTTTCTATTGGACTCGTTAATAAAGGGCGGCGATATCCGGCTGGAGGAGTTCGACGGGCCCTCAACTCAAGTCTCGAAACCTCTACCAAATACCTTTAGCGTCATGTATCGCTTTTTTGGCGATCAACCTGTTGTAGAAAATATGGGCGGCTGTACAGCAAATGCATTAATTGGCCGTTTTACTATTGCAAGCCCGGAACTTGAAAAACTGGGCAAGCAAATCGCATCCATAGAAAAAAAGGCAAACCCTGATATAATTTTTTTCGACATTGCCTACCAAGCTGAAAGGCAAGTCGACAATGTAAACCGGCGAAAACAACTTTATGACAACGAGTTGCCCATACTGACCTGGTCATGTAATCCGTCGCCGATAAGTTTTGACGATATTCTTGTTGGGATTAGCAATTCCGAGGTAATTCTTTGGTCAAAGAAACTTGGAAAACGACTGGTCCCGCGTATTCCATCAGCATACAACTATACCCGTTCAGATTTGGCTGTTTACCGATTTTTGTGTGATCTCCAACATCAGGGCATAAAGTCTGACCTGAGTTTTAAAATCCAGCAATTTTTCCCTAACCTCCAACGCTATCCGCGAGTAGTATATAAGAGTATAATTATTTCACCAGCCATGTGGCTGTTGCCAAAGGACATCTTACAAAATTTAGAAGCAGGTCACCAATTAAAAGCGCAGGCCGCTTTGAATTACTGGCTTAAAGTAAGCCAGATCAATTTTCGTCTTAAGGCAGGCTTTGCAGATCAAACTTTATGCTTTGACCCTGCTATAGAAGCAGATAAAATTGCTTTCCTTCATTTTTGCCGCCAGAACCAACAAAAGGCTATATACATTTCCGAAGCGTTAATAACAAACGAATTAGACATTACAGATGACAAGGGTAAACCATATGTAGCCGAATATATTGTACATTATGGACATGAAGGTAATATCTATTCTGGAAGTCAATATTTAACAAATTTCACGGAACATAATCGGCCCTTAAAAAGTATCTCTTTGCCAGGAGGTGATTGGCTGTATTTTGAAATATATTGTCTTCCTTCCAAAAGTAACGCTGTGCTGACTAACCAAATTGCTGCTTTTTTGAAAGAAGGTGAAAAAAACATAAAAAAATGGTTTTTTATCCGGTATGAAGACCCTAAACCACACCTTCGGTTACGCCTGCAATTAAAGGATATATCTCAAGGTTACCTTACCATTAGTCGCTTAAATTCATTAATGGAAGAAGATTGTTTAAGTGGATTAATTTCCGAAATTCAAATAAAGACTTATTTCCGGGAGGTGCATCGATATGGCGCTACGAGAATTGACTTTGTTGAAAGTTTTTTCTGCACCAATAGCAAATTGATATTGTCTTTGCTGAAAAAAAAATACACTACCGCGTATCTATATGCTGATACTTTAAGGTTAATGAAACGATTTTTAGAACTCTGTTATCAAGATCTAGCTGCCCAAATAGCCTTTGCCACTAAAATGGCAAATAGCTTTAGCGAAGAATTGAATATGAATCCGGAAACTTTTAAAAAAATAAATCAGTCATTCGAGAAGCACAAAGAGGCCAGGCAAGTGCCCCCAGTTAGTGGTAGGTTGGTTCGTTGTTGCGAAAAGCAATTTCTTAAAATCATGAATCGTTGTGATAACAACATTGATCGAGCTAGTATGCTAGGGGATTTATTACATATGCACGTCAACCGATTATTTTTGTCTGACCAGCGGAGTCATGAGGCAATATTATATCATTACCTGGTGAAAAACCTAAAGACTCACCAGGCCCTTTCAATTGTGAAAAGGGGATACCCAACTGAACTTTAA
- a CDS encoding RagB/SusD family nutrient uptake outer membrane protein has translation MKKFNPIIILLFLCIIVSGCKKFLDEKPDAKLAVPTSLVDFQALLDSYPAINNFDPGSGEISADNYYLTDAVYLALPQETSRRMYTWQKDNLFLPQSNDWFYSYRPVFTSNTVLEGLHKITLTAGNHNDYNNVKGQALFVRGKAFLQIAGLWTSAYDASTATTQLGIPIRLTSDFNEASVRSNLQETYNQIITDLSSAAALLPITPLQVMRSSKPAAYGLLARTYLNMRQYDKAGLYADSCLQLNHALLDYNTLNTAANYPIAQFNMEVIHENKIPVPAPLSNSRAKIDSALYRSYMANDLRKTIFFKASTGGTYAFKGSYEGGGNLFGGIATDEVYLIRAECFARAGKLTEAADDLNILLKNRFKTGTFVPISASDQTILLTAILNERRKELLMRGLRWMDLKRLNKEGANITLTRKVNGQTYTLFPNDLRYALPIPDDIIQLTGMQQNPK, from the coding sequence ATGAAAAAATTCAATCCCATCATTATACTGCTCTTTCTTTGTATTATAGTTTCCGGCTGCAAGAAGTTTCTTGACGAAAAACCGGATGCCAAACTTGCGGTGCCGACAAGCCTTGTTGATTTTCAGGCATTACTGGATAGTTACCCGGCCATTAATAATTTCGATCCGGGATCTGGAGAAATATCAGCCGACAATTATTACCTCACGGACGCGGTTTACCTGGCCCTCCCACAGGAAACTTCCAGAAGAATGTACACATGGCAAAAAGACAATCTGTTTTTACCACAAAGTAATGATTGGTTTTATTCCTACAGGCCGGTATTCACGTCAAACACGGTTTTGGAAGGATTGCACAAGATAACCCTGACTGCAGGAAATCACAATGATTACAATAATGTAAAAGGACAGGCCCTTTTCGTGCGGGGGAAAGCATTTCTTCAGATCGCTGGCTTGTGGACTTCTGCCTATGATGCAAGCACAGCGACTACTCAGCTGGGTATTCCCATCAGACTAACGTCTGATTTTAATGAGGCTTCGGTCAGAAGTAACCTGCAAGAGACCTACAACCAAATCATCACCGATCTTTCTTCCGCAGCTGCCTTGTTACCCATAACACCTTTGCAGGTGATGCGGTCATCAAAACCTGCCGCGTATGGCCTATTAGCCAGGACTTATCTTAATATGAGGCAATATGACAAAGCGGGGCTTTATGCAGATTCCTGCCTGCAATTAAATCATGCTTTATTGGACTATAACACCCTAAATACTGCTGCAAACTATCCGATAGCACAATTTAATATGGAAGTGATCCATGAAAATAAAATTCCTGTTCCCGCACCATTGAGTAATTCAAGAGCAAAGATAGATTCTGCACTTTACCGTTCTTATATGGCAAATGATCTGCGTAAAACGATCTTCTTTAAAGCAAGTACTGGCGGAACTTACGCTTTCAAAGGTAGCTATGAAGGAGGAGGTAACTTATTCGGGGGGATAGCAACCGATGAAGTTTATTTGATCAGGGCAGAATGTTTTGCAAGAGCGGGGAAACTGACCGAAGCCGCAGATGATCTGAACATATTATTAAAAAACAGGTTTAAAACGGGAACCTTTGTGCCGATTAGTGCTTCAGATCAAACTATTTTGCTGACGGCCATACTGAACGAACGGAGAAAGGAGCTATTAATGAGGGGGTTGCGGTGGATGGACCTAAAAAGGTTAAATAAGGAGGGGGCTAATATTACTTTAACGCGAAAGGTAAACGGACAAACTTATACTTTATTCCCGAATGATTTGCGATACGCATTACCCATACCTGATGACATTATTCAGTTAACCGGAATGCAGCAGAATCCTAAGTAA
- a CDS encoding SusC/RagA family TonB-linked outer membrane protein: MKLKLLIIIILGMFSLNLFGQQNTNGKIINLQTGEAIGGATIRLIKSKIVTSSSEDGSFNFTAGSYPDTLVVSHVGYKTTHLFLAGYTQAQHLIIRIVPGTTALQEVVVSTGYQTLPKERATGSFTVVNNQKLNEQVSTDLLSRLESVTNGLVFNRTTSATPQIQIRGLSTINGPTAPLIVVDNFPYEGDITNINPNDVESVTVLKDAAAASIWGTRAGNGVIVITTKKARFNQPLSVDLNANLTFGKKPDLSYIRQMASSDYINVEQALFNNGFYDSRITDPSHPSLTPVVELLSAVRNGTISATRANAQINALRNSDVRNDFNKYLYQQSTNQQYAISLKGGSATQSWLFSSGYDKDLSNLAAGYDRVNLHFLDSFKPINKLQVNTAIYYTQSTSTAGKPGFGDITSYNGALYPYAKFADVNGDALPVAKDYSLSYLATLPSAQLEDWKYYPLTDYQQINNKTNLQDLTANLSAQYQLFSFLNFNMQYQYERQDSHTNNLQGAGSYAARNLINEFTQIDASGNVTNIVPVGGILNLSDQLIESQNLRGQFNLNKGWGKNEVNAIAGSEIRQVNTTGNANSLYGYDPSTLTFGNVDLTNTYPTYVTGSSLFIPDNKSLTDTRNRFVSLFANAAYTYDRKYTFSASARRDASNLFGVNTNNKWNPLASAGLAWDISKEGFYKVGFLPYLKLRATYGLSGNVDLSRTAVTTISYQGNSPYTQTPYAVYNTYANPDLKWETVRMLNLAIDFSALNNRLSGSIEYYHKNAKDLFGLAPLDYTSGIDYYIVKNVAAMKGNGIDITLNSINTMGKLKWTTAVNFSLYKDQITAYYLGDQTGYAYVGSSPVISGIVGKPVYSVLSFKSAGLDPLNGNPRGYVNGQVSEDYNTIYYNSQLSDLKYSGSALPTKFGSVANTFTYKNLSLTVAATYKLGYYFRKTSVDYGLLFNNGQGNADFALRWQKPGDELHTYVPSMVYPDIPARDAFYGGSESLVEKGDHVRLQYITLGYEFNRKTMPRLPVKTLQLYTNINNLGIIWRANKDHIDPDYYYSGNTLKPPLTIAFGLRTSF; encoded by the coding sequence ATGAAACTAAAACTACTCATCATAATCATCTTAGGTATGTTCAGCCTGAATCTGTTCGGGCAGCAAAACACGAACGGCAAAATAATAAATCTGCAGACGGGAGAAGCCATTGGGGGTGCAACCATTAGATTAATAAAAAGCAAAATAGTAACGTCCAGCAGTGAGGATGGCTCGTTTAATTTTACTGCGGGAAGTTATCCTGATACTTTGGTTGTTAGTCATGTGGGATACAAAACAACACATTTATTTTTGGCTGGCTATACACAGGCGCAGCATTTAATAATCAGGATAGTGCCCGGCACAACGGCATTACAAGAAGTCGTTGTTTCTACAGGATACCAGACTTTGCCAAAAGAAAGAGCAACAGGTTCATTTACTGTAGTAAATAATCAGAAGCTAAATGAACAGGTAAGTACCGATCTACTGTCACGATTAGAGTCTGTTACCAATGGGCTTGTTTTTAACCGTACGACCAGTGCTACGCCTCAAATACAGATACGTGGTTTAAGTACGATCAATGGCCCAACTGCACCATTGATCGTGGTGGATAACTTTCCCTATGAAGGAGATATAACCAATATTAATCCTAATGATGTAGAAAGTGTGACCGTATTAAAAGATGCCGCCGCCGCATCCATTTGGGGGACGAGGGCCGGGAACGGCGTTATTGTCATCACCACCAAAAAAGCCAGGTTCAACCAACCACTTTCCGTTGATCTTAATGCGAACCTGACGTTTGGTAAAAAACCTGATTTATCCTATATCCGGCAAATGGCATCCAGTGACTATATCAATGTTGAACAGGCGCTTTTTAACAATGGTTTTTATGACAGCAGAATAACTGACCCATCACATCCCAGTTTAACACCTGTAGTAGAATTACTTTCAGCAGTACGCAACGGGACTATTTCAGCCACCAGGGCCAATGCACAGATCAATGCTTTAAGAAACAGCGATGTAAGGAATGATTTTAATAAGTATTTATATCAGCAAAGCACGAACCAGCAGTATGCGATCAGTTTAAAAGGAGGGTCTGCAACCCAGTCCTGGCTGTTTTCGAGTGGCTATGATAAAGATCTTAGTAACCTCGCAGCTGGCTACGACCGGGTGAATCTTCATTTCCTGGACTCTTTTAAGCCAATTAATAAGTTGCAGGTCAATACCGCCATATATTATACCCAAAGTACATCGACTGCCGGTAAGCCTGGCTTCGGCGATATTACTTCTTATAATGGCGCTTTGTATCCCTATGCAAAATTTGCGGATGTAAATGGCGATGCATTACCGGTGGCAAAAGATTATAGCTTATCCTATTTAGCTACGCTTCCATCGGCGCAGTTAGAGGATTGGAAATATTACCCGCTTACAGACTACCAGCAAATAAACAATAAGACCAATTTGCAGGACTTAACTGCTAATCTGTCTGCACAATACCAGTTGTTTAGCTTCCTGAATTTTAATATGCAATACCAGTACGAAAGACAGGATTCACATACCAATAATTTACAAGGCGCGGGTAGTTATGCAGCAAGAAACCTGATCAATGAGTTTACACAGATTGATGCTTCAGGCAATGTTACGAACATTGTGCCCGTAGGCGGTATTTTAAACCTTTCAGACCAGTTGATAGAGTCACAAAATTTACGCGGACAGTTCAACCTGAATAAAGGCTGGGGCAAAAACGAGGTCAATGCGATAGCAGGATCGGAAATAAGACAGGTGAACACGACCGGGAACGCGAACAGTTTATATGGTTACGATCCGAGCACCCTCACCTTTGGCAATGTTGATTTAACCAATACGTACCCAACTTATGTGACCGGATCATCCCTGTTTATACCGGACAACAAAAGTTTAACCGATACCAGGAACCGTTTTGTTTCCTTATTTGCCAACGCTGCCTATACTTATGATCGTAAATATACTTTCTCTGCCAGCGCACGGAGGGACGCGTCCAACTTGTTCGGGGTAAATACCAATAATAAATGGAACCCGTTGGCGTCTGCCGGCCTTGCCTGGGATATTTCTAAGGAAGGTTTTTATAAAGTAGGGTTTTTACCATACCTAAAACTCCGGGCCACTTATGGACTTAGCGGTAATGTAGATTTATCCAGAACAGCGGTAACTACGATCAGCTACCAGGGAAATTCACCTTATACACAAACGCCGTATGCGGTATATAATACCTATGCCAATCCTGACCTGAAATGGGAAACGGTAAGGATGTTAAACCTGGCCATTGATTTCAGTGCATTGAATAACAGACTATCAGGAAGCATAGAATATTATCATAAGAACGCTAAAGACCTTTTCGGCCTCGCGCCACTGGATTATACAAGTGGCATAGATTACTATATTGTTAAAAATGTAGCGGCAATGAAAGGTAATGGTATTGATATTACCCTAAACAGCATCAATACTATGGGTAAACTAAAGTGGACAACAGCGGTCAATTTCAGTTTGTATAAAGATCAGATCACCGCCTATTATCTGGGAGATCAAACAGGATATGCCTATGTAGGCAGTTCACCGGTCATTTCAGGAATTGTAGGAAAACCTGTTTACTCTGTTCTGTCTTTTAAATCTGCGGGGCTTGATCCATTGAACGGAAATCCGCGTGGCTACGTAAACGGGCAGGTCAGTGAAGATTATAACACGATTTATTATAATAGCCAGTTGTCTGATCTGAAATACAGCGGGTCAGCTTTACCCACAAAATTCGGATCAGTAGCCAACACATTTACTTATAAAAATTTATCCCTGACCGTAGCAGCCACTTATAAACTGGGATATTATTTCAGAAAGACCTCTGTTGACTATGGGCTTCTTTTCAATAATGGTCAGGGTAATGCTGATTTTGCCCTGCGCTGGCAGAAACCAGGGGATGAACTGCATACCTATGTGCCATCGATGGTCTATCCTGATATTCCTGCACGGGATGCTTTCTATGGCGGCTCCGAAAGTTTGGTAGAAAAGGGCGATCATGTGAGGTTGCAATATATCACCCTCGGTTATGAATTTAACCGGAAAACGATGCCCCGGCTACCTGTTAAGACTCTGCAATTATACACCAATATCAATAACCTGGGAATTATCTGGCGGGCGAATAAAGACCATATTGATCCTGATTACTACTATAGCGGCAATACGTTAAAACCTCCGCTTACGATAGCGTTTGGTTTAAGAACCTCATTTTAA
- a CDS encoding Crp/Fnr family transcriptional regulator has protein sequence MQTHRLFDVLFSMNPLPKELTNEANRKELINYINSKIGFSHHTHRQLLLNPGQIADHLYFVENGMARGYYDDELKEKEYTICLWDEQTIITEPQSFLKRTPSQLYIEVMPGSRLLSISRQQLSDLIDAFPYAEIFIRCLMLQYVSYHTKRTHDLISLSAWERYLDLLQKHPKIEQKISKEIIASYLGITPQSLSRLIKDNGHP, from the coding sequence ATGCAGACACATCGTTTATTTGACGTGCTTTTCAGCATGAATCCGCTTCCGAAAGAACTGACAAATGAGGCAAATCGCAAAGAGTTAATAAATTATATCAATTCAAAAATTGGTTTTAGCCATCATACCCATCGTCAGCTTTTGTTAAATCCAGGCCAGATAGCTGATCACCTCTATTTTGTCGAAAATGGGATGGCAAGGGGTTATTATGACGATGAACTAAAGGAGAAAGAGTACACTATCTGCTTATGGGATGAGCAAACCATTATTACAGAACCTCAAAGCTTTTTAAAACGCACTCCATCCCAATTATATATTGAGGTGATGCCTGGCAGCAGATTATTGTCTATATCGAGGCAACAACTGTCAGACCTTATTGATGCGTTTCCGTATGCCGAAATATTTATCAGATGTCTAATGCTGCAATATGTTTCGTATCACACAAAAAGAACTCATGATCTGATTAGTCTTTCAGCTTGGGAAAGATATTTGGACTTACTTCAAAAACACCCTAAAATCGAACAAAAAATTTCAAAGGAGATCATTGCGTCTTATCTCGGTATTACTCCACAATCGCTCAGTCGTCTCATCAAGGACAATGGCCACCCATAA
- a CDS encoding helix-turn-helix domain-containing protein, which produces MLVFGTQIHIVTAIFIGLEILMFIFQLASYFYWPGDKNRGRYLLLLFLMLLYNITGGLFPDPKINIPINIQEMIAYGTGFLMASYFPYYFYRGFELKELRWHALFGVPLFLMLPYLIFFVIVYAINGKLNVDIRFGMIVPFIYAIVLLWVMFTAIRHKHEVNRNKNEYLEEVSMYCAVTPWLALALFGLVEESQLIEVLCTNTGIIIITVLYLAKSVTNARQEFNRKLNESAIDGISPEEFLASCLHYSLTRTEILIVQKLYKGMKNSEIADSMFISSETVKKHIQNIFRKALVNNRAALIHKLQNRREQ; this is translated from the coding sequence ATGCTGGTATTCGGAACTCAAATTCATATCGTAACCGCTATATTCATTGGACTTGAAATCTTGATGTTCATTTTCCAGTTGGCAAGTTACTTTTATTGGCCGGGAGATAAAAATCGTGGCCGATATTTGTTATTGCTGTTTTTAATGCTGTTATACAATATCACCGGCGGCCTCTTTCCTGATCCAAAAATTAATATCCCCATTAACATCCAGGAAATGATTGCCTACGGCACTGGTTTTCTTATGGCTTCTTATTTCCCATATTATTTTTATAGAGGATTTGAACTGAAAGAATTGCGTTGGCACGCACTGTTCGGAGTACCATTGTTCCTGATGCTTCCCTATCTTATATTCTTTGTCATTGTCTATGCGATAAATGGCAAGTTAAATGTAGATATCCGTTTTGGGATGATTGTACCCTTTATTTATGCGATTGTTTTGCTTTGGGTTATGTTTACGGCGATTCGGCATAAGCATGAGGTAAATCGTAATAAGAACGAATACCTGGAGGAAGTATCGATGTACTGTGCGGTTACTCCCTGGTTAGCATTAGCACTCTTCGGCCTGGTAGAAGAAAGTCAGTTAATAGAAGTGCTTTGCACGAATACGGGAATCATCATAATCACAGTTCTTTATTTGGCTAAATCTGTCACCAATGCAAGACAGGAGTTTAATCGGAAACTTAATGAATCGGCCATTGATGGTATCAGCCCGGAAGAATTCCTGGCTAGTTGCTTGCATTACAGTTTAACAAGAACAGAGATCCTAATCGTTCAGAAATTGTATAAAGGAATGAAAAATAGCGAAATCGCCGATAGCATGTTTATTTCAAGTGAAACCGTTAAAAAGCACATTCAAAATATCTTCAGAAAAGCCTTAGTAAATAACAGGGCGGCGTTAATTCATAAACTGCAGAATCGTCGCGAACAATAA